Within Methyloversatilis discipulorum, the genomic segment GCGCGCTCGATCTCGGCGACGAGGGCGGCGGCCTGCGCCAGGGCATCAATCTGGGTCCGGTGCGGGTGACCCGCGCCGGCACCGGCGCGCTCGACGTGCACGGCGACGGCCTCGATGCCGCGCGCACGCTGGCCAGTCTGGCGCGCGCCGGTCAGGTGCTGGTGTCGCGCGCCTATTTCGAAACGGTGTCGGCGCTGGGCAGCGGCGCGCCGGTCGGCCTGCACGCCACCGGCCAGCGCGCGGAAATCGCCTCGCGCAGCCAGGAGGTGTTCGAACTGGATGCGCGCAGCGGCATCACCCGCCGCGTCGACGATGCCCAGCCCGGCCTGGCGCAGGACGCGCTGACGCCGGTGCTCGAAGCGCTGCTCGCCCGCCACATCGGACCGATGGCGCGCGTGCTGGTGACGCGCATCGGACCCAAGGTGGCCAGCCCGGTGCTGCTGATCGAACAGCTGGCGACGCACATTCCGGGCGACGCGCAGCGCGCCGGTTTCCTGATCGAGGCCAAGCGGCACATCGCCGGCACCACCGGCGTGTCGTCGACGGTGCGCAGCGCGTCGATCGACACGGTCAGCGCCTCGCGCCGCAGCGCACCGCTCACCACCACTTCGCGCAGCAGCGCGTTCGGCCCGCGGCCGCTGGACGACGCGCTGATCGCTGACATCGAACACCGTCTGGCCCGGCGCATCGGGCCGATGGCGCGCATCCTGGTCGGCCGCGCGCTGAAGCGGGTGAGCGACGAACAGGCGCTGCTCGACGAGCTGTCGCGCGACATCCCCGACCCGGTGCAGCGCGCCGCCTTCCTCGCCGGCAAGTGATATGGCAGCCATGAACCGCTGCCCGCACTGCGGGCGGGACACCATCGCGCGTCTGATCAAGCTGACCGCCCGCGCCAAGGCGCCGGCCGTGTGTCCGGAATGCGGCGGGCGCTCGTGCACCGGCATCACGCCGCTGTCGCTGTTCGGCTACTTCGCGCTCATCCTGGTCTGCGGCACGCTGCTGCGGCTGGCCGCGCGCACCGGCAACCGCTGGTCGCTGCTGGCCGTGCTGGCGCTGTTCGGTGGCGGCTTCCTCTACATTTCCTACCGCACGCCGCTGGTGAAGCTGGAGCGCTATCCGCTGCAGCGGAACATCGCCATCGCCGTCGTCATCGCGGTGTTCGCGGCCGGCGGCTGGTGGTGGTTCAGCAGCGGCGTCTGAACGGCGGGCTCAGCAGCGCGCCGCGCTGCACGGTGACGACGCGGTCGCGGCGTCGGCCGGCCGCAGTGCGTCACCACCCTGCTGCGCCTGCAGCGTGCGCGGCCAGTCGGCGACCATCGCATCGAGCCGCGCCTTGATCGCCTCGCCGACGGCGATCTGCGGCTCCGACGGCTCCAGCCCCTCCGCCGCTTCCCGCGTGCCGACCGCGGCGCGGGCGCGGGCGAAGGCTTCGGTGAAGGACGGTGTTTCACGCAATGCCTCGTCGAAGAAGGCGCGACCGAAGAAGGTCCAGTCGGCTTCGTGCGAACAGCCGTGCGAACTGCGGTCGGCGCGCGCCGCCGACATGACCAGCGTATCCGGCCCGGCCAGCGGCCCGACGAAGCCACCCGAATAGCAGGCCGACACCAGGATGACGCGGTGGCGGATGCCGGCCGCGTCGAGCAGGGCACCGAGGCGCTGCGGCGTCAGCTGTTCCAGTTCCCACGGCCACAGGCTGAGGTCGAAGCGGTGGTCCTCGGCGCCGTGCGAGGTCAGGAACACGAACAGCACATCCTCTTCGCGGTTCATCCGCTCGCCGAGCGCGCGCAGGCTGGCTTCCATCGCGCTAACGGTGGCCAGCGGCCGGTCGAGCACGGTGGCCGGGTTGTTGGCCAGCACGATGCTGCGCCCGCCGGTGCCGAAGCGCTCGGCGAACAGGCGTTCGACCTTGTCCACCTCGCGCAGGAACACGTCCTGCGCGCCGTGACCGGCGATGGCCAGCAGGAACAGTTCCGGCCGCCCCGCTTCGCCCGGCTCGACGCGCGCGATCGCTTCGGTCAGCAGCAAGGGCTGGCGGTAGATCAGCGCTTCGCTGCGGGCGGCCTGCCAGCGCGCCGTTTCGGCGTCGTCGTCATCGGTCTGCGTCGCCACCCACAGCGGCATCTGCGTGCCCAGCATCGCGGTCGGCAGCAGGTAGCACAGGCCGACGATGGCCAGCATGCCGAGCCGCCGCGCCGGCTTCGCGTCGAACACCTCGCCCAGCAGCACGGCCGAGGCGATCAGCCCCCAGGCGGCCGGAGCCCACCAGACGAGCGTCACCGCATCGCCCAGTTCCGCCCATACCTCGGCCGGCAGCAGCGCGAGCGCATTCCACAGCAGCGACAGCCAGATCCACAGCGCCGCCATGCCGACCACGCCACGCAGCCAGGCCTCCGGACGGCCGGCCAGACGGGCAGCCGCCCACACGGCGAGCATGAGCCAGGGCAGGTGGAACAGCTTGCCGGCCAGCGCGTCGGCCATGAACCGGCCATCCGGACCGGCGCTCGCGAAGTCGAAACCGAAATCGAGCGCCAGCGACAGCAGTTCGAGCGCGATCCAGGCCGCCGCGCCGGCGCGCAGTGCTGGCGCGGCCTTCCACAGCAGCAGAGCGCGCAGACCGGCGCCCAGGTTGCGGGCGAGGTCGGCCAGAGGCGAGCGGGGTGGCGTCGGTTCCAGTTCCATCGTCGGATGCCGTAAATCGTGCGGAGGTCGGGAACGGATTATCCGTTGCCGCACTCTGTAACGGGCGCTGAACGTGA encodes:
- a CDS encoding C13 family peptidase; translation: MELEPTPPRSPLADLARNLGAGLRALLLWKAAPALRAGAAAWIALELLSLALDFGFDFASAGPDGRFMADALAGKLFHLPWLMLAVWAAARLAGRPEAWLRGVVGMAALWIWLSLLWNALALLPAEVWAELGDAVTLVWWAPAAWGLIASAVLLGEVFDAKPARRLGMLAIVGLCYLLPTAMLGTQMPLWVATQTDDDDAETARWQAARSEALIYRQPLLLTEAIARVEPGEAGRPELFLLAIAGHGAQDVFLREVDKVERLFAERFGTGGRSIVLANNPATVLDRPLATVSAMEASLRALGERMNREEDVLFVFLTSHGAEDHRFDLSLWPWELEQLTPQRLGALLDAAGIRHRVILVSACYSGGFVGPLAGPDTLVMSAARADRSSHGCSHEADWTFFGRAFFDEALRETPSFTEAFARARAAVGTREAAEGLEPSEPQIAVGEAIKARLDAMVADWPRTLQAQQGGDALRPADAATASSPCSAARC